In Xiphophorus maculatus strain JP 163 A chromosome 18, X_maculatus-5.0-male, whole genome shotgun sequence, a single genomic region encodes these proteins:
- the LOC102220363 gene encoding caspase-1-like — protein sequence MADKELARVRGRFVEKVSKALIKQLLDDLLEDRLLNDGETDSVLEDNTGKADMARCLIDMVRRKGDRASRKMIQHLENRDPTLHSELGLTCKPTPVPAPQNQHAWSNSLVTTTDSFWNEKRKSKDVYAVSDESLRSRVALLITNRNFANERLTRKGAEKDEENMEKLLRSLGYEVVKHNDLTAQRMNEVLHTFAEHPKLRDTDSVFVVIMSHGKRECVFGVNHSEENKDEFPVDNIYRHLGPQECPALMNKPKIIIIQACRGETGGSVLVSDSASAKVVSDDVSQQLPANGGGKIVDDAIRYVHKEKDFISLLSSTPDTVSYRREDLGSFLIQYIAEVFNTCSHEDDIDELFRKVMQRFEEFPDNTKRQMPTKDRCTLTKRFYLFPGH from the exons ATGGCTG acAAGGAGCTCGCCAGAGTGAGAGggagatttgtggaaaaagtcTCCAAAGCTTTAATCAAGCAGCTGCTGGATGACCTGCTGGAGGACCGCTTGTTGAACGATGGGGAGACCGACTCTGTGCTGGAGGACAACACGGGGAAAGCGGACATGGCCCGCTGCCTCATCGACATGGTGAGGAGGAAAGGGGACAGAGCCAGCAGGAAGATGATCCAACACCTTGAGAACAGAGACCCTACACTTCACTCCGAACTCGGCCTCACCTGTAAGCCAACGCCAG ttCCAGCTCCTCAGAACCAGCACGCCTGGTCAAACTCCCTCGTCACCACGACCGACTCCTTCTGGAACGAGAAACGGAAATCCAAAGAT GTTTACGCCGTGTCAGATGAGTCCCTCAGAAGTCGCGTGGCCCTTTTAATCACTAACAGAAACTTTGCTAATGAGAGATTAACCAGAAAGGGAGCCGAGAAAGACGAGGAGAACATGGAGAAACTGCTGAGATCCCTGGGATATGAGGTGGTGAAGCACAACGACCTCACTGCACAG AGGATGAATGAGGTTCTGCACACTTTCGCAGAGCATCCGAAGCTGAGGGACACCGACAGCGTGTTTGTGGTGATCATGTCTCATGGGAAACGCGAATGTGTCTTTGGGGTCAACCACAGCgaggaaaataaagatgaattcCCCGTCGACAACATCTACAGACACCTGGGTCCCCAGGAATGCCCTGCCTTGATGAACAAACCCAAGATCATCATCATCCAGGCCTGCAGAGGAG AGACGGGTGGATCCGTGTTAGTCAGTGACAGCGCTTCGGCTAAGGTGGTCTCTGATGATGTGTCGCAGCAACTTCCTGCTAATGGAGGCGGCAAGATTGTTGACGATGCTATCCGATACGTCCACAAAGAAAAGGACTTCATCTCCCTCCTGTCCAGCACTCCGG ACACCGTCTCCTACAGAAGAGAGGATCTGGGCTCCTTCCTGATTCAGTACATCGCTGAGGTCTTCAACACCTGCTCCCACGAGGACGACATCGACGAGCTTTTCAGGAAG GTCATGCAGCGCTTTGAGGAGTTTCCTGATAACACCAAAAGACAAATGCCAACAAAAGACAGATGCACTCTAACGAAGCGCTTCTACCTTTTTCCAGGCCACTGA
- the LOC111612017 gene encoding caspase-1-like isoform X2, translated as METAAADNGADKELEGVRDEFVQRVSDAVINQLLDLCLKDHVFNYEEKDAILEENRTRANKARALIDLVIKKGAETCEKMIGYLERKDQQLFKQLGLSSAQSADKRKEAEEETARKRARQEDKPDGVAQSQDLSEKQLLRVAEQLGMEWKQVAINLGLKSKDLDDLEESEKNVTMRKQKMLLMWKRKKKPGEATARHLQERLEEMDNLPHEVYEILQGMMGDVRDEAAN; from the exons ATGGAGACAGCTGCAGCGGATAACGGAGCCG ATAAAGAACTTGAGGGAGTGAGAGATGAATTCGTCCAACGAGTGTCTGATGCTGTGATTAATCAACTCTTAGATTTATGTTTAAAAGATCACGTGTTCAACTATGAAGAGAAGGATGCAATCCTGGAGGAGAACCGCACGCGAGCTAATAAGGCACGCGCTCTCATTGACTTGGTGATCAAAAAAGGAGCCGAGACCTGCGAGAAGATGATTGGTTACCTGGAAAGAAAAGATCAACAGCTTTTCAAACAGCTGGGCTTGTCCAGCGCTCAGTCAG CTGACAAAAggaaagaagcagaagaagaaacggCTCGCAAACGAGCCCGACAGGAGGACAAGCCAG ATGGAGTGGCTCAGAGCCAGGACTTGTCAGAGAAGCAGCTTCTGCGGGTCGCCGAGCAGCTTGGGATGGAGTGGAAGCAGGTCGCCATCAACTTAGGCTTGAAATCCAAAGACTTGGATGACCTTGAGGaatcagagaaaaatgtgaCCATGCGGAAGCAGAAAATGCTGTTGAtgtggaagagaaaaaagaagccAGGAGAAGCTACAGCCAGACACCTGCAGGAGAGACTGGAGGAGATGGACAACCTGCCTCACGAAGTTTATGAGATACTGCAAG GTATGATGGGCGATGTGAGGGATGAAGCTGCTAATTAA
- the LOC111612017 gene encoding caspase-1-like isoform X1 yields METAAADNGADKELEGVRDEFVQRVSDAVINQLLDLCLKDHVFNYEEKDAILEENRTRANKARALIDLVIKKGAETCEKMIGYLERKDQQLFKQLGLSSAQSAADKRKEAEEETARKRARQEDKPDGVAQSQDLSEKQLLRVAEQLGMEWKQVAINLGLKSKDLDDLEESEKNVTMRKQKMLLMWKRKKKPGEATARHLQERLEEMDNLPHEVYEILQGMMGDVRDEAAN; encoded by the exons ATGGAGACAGCTGCAGCGGATAACGGAGCCG ATAAAGAACTTGAGGGAGTGAGAGATGAATTCGTCCAACGAGTGTCTGATGCTGTGATTAATCAACTCTTAGATTTATGTTTAAAAGATCACGTGTTCAACTATGAAGAGAAGGATGCAATCCTGGAGGAGAACCGCACGCGAGCTAATAAGGCACGCGCTCTCATTGACTTGGTGATCAAAAAAGGAGCCGAGACCTGCGAGAAGATGATTGGTTACCTGGAAAGAAAAGATCAACAGCTTTTCAAACAGCTGGGCTTGTCCAGCGCTCAGTCAG CAGCTGACAAAAggaaagaagcagaagaagaaacggCTCGCAAACGAGCCCGACAGGAGGACAAGCCAG ATGGAGTGGCTCAGAGCCAGGACTTGTCAGAGAAGCAGCTTCTGCGGGTCGCCGAGCAGCTTGGGATGGAGTGGAAGCAGGTCGCCATCAACTTAGGCTTGAAATCCAAAGACTTGGATGACCTTGAGGaatcagagaaaaatgtgaCCATGCGGAAGCAGAAAATGCTGTTGAtgtggaagagaaaaaagaagccAGGAGAAGCTACAGCCAGACACCTGCAGGAGAGACTGGAGGAGATGGACAACCTGCCTCACGAAGTTTATGAGATACTGCAAG GTATGATGGGCGATGTGAGGGATGAAGCTGCTAATTAA
- the LOC111612017 gene encoding caspase-1-like isoform X3 yields METAAADNGADKELEGVRDEFVQRVSDAVINQLLDLCLKDHVFNYEEKDAILEENRTRANKARALIDLVIKKGAETCEKMIGYLERKDQQLFKQLGLSSAQSAADKRKEAEEETARKRARQEDKPDGVAQSQDLSEKQLLRVAEQLGMEWKQVAINLGLKSKDLDDLEESEKNVTMRKQKMLLMWKRKKKPGEATARHLQERLEEMDNLPHEVYEILQG; encoded by the exons ATGGAGACAGCTGCAGCGGATAACGGAGCCG ATAAAGAACTTGAGGGAGTGAGAGATGAATTCGTCCAACGAGTGTCTGATGCTGTGATTAATCAACTCTTAGATTTATGTTTAAAAGATCACGTGTTCAACTATGAAGAGAAGGATGCAATCCTGGAGGAGAACCGCACGCGAGCTAATAAGGCACGCGCTCTCATTGACTTGGTGATCAAAAAAGGAGCCGAGACCTGCGAGAAGATGATTGGTTACCTGGAAAGAAAAGATCAACAGCTTTTCAAACAGCTGGGCTTGTCCAGCGCTCAGTCAG CAGCTGACAAAAggaaagaagcagaagaagaaacggCTCGCAAACGAGCCCGACAGGAGGACAAGCCAG ATGGAGTGGCTCAGAGCCAGGACTTGTCAGAGAAGCAGCTTCTGCGGGTCGCCGAGCAGCTTGGGATGGAGTGGAAGCAGGTCGCCATCAACTTAGGCTTGAAATCCAAAGACTTGGATGACCTTGAGGaatcagagaaaaatgtgaCCATGCGGAAGCAGAAAATGCTGTTGAtgtggaagagaaaaaagaagccAGGAGAAGCTACAGCCAGACACCTGCAGGAGAGACTGGAGGAGATGGACAACCTGCCTCACGAAGTTTATGAGATACTGCAAGGTTAA
- the LOC111605766 gene encoding caspase-1-like isoform X1, producing the protein MRAAQIGPHGCHVSGSSFLSDSWGTRRREKRKIAKASKKFIYKELDRVRSRFVGKVSKEVINQLLDGLLHDGVLNEGEKDAVVEENDSRADKARCLIDKVKRKGHEASSKMIAHLESVDKTLYCELGLSNVQPAQPAAAGPVAQSGSTPSDSSVEEFWKSKMADPEVYPVTQTSLKNRVALLITNIKFSEESMNRRGAEKDEENMERLLSYLGYEVVKYTNLTGKAIDEALIDFTKHPKLKHTDSVFVVLMSHGKLGKILGVDWKEDKPDEFPINNIFQHLGSRNCPELRDKPKVIIIQACRGEQRGSVLVSDSPNTAEHVPQPVDLEEDKLQFVHIEKNFISLLSCTPDTVSYRQPDRGSLLIQYIVEVFTPESYKEHIYDLFRKVMRRVEQFRSHEKLQMPTIDRCTLTKSFYHFQGLLHNDH; encoded by the exons ATGAG AGCAGCTCAGATTGGTCCACATGGATGCCACGTCTCTGGCTCATCGTTCCTCAGTGACAGCTGGGGAAccagaaggagagaaaaacgTAAAATAGCCAAGGCATCCAAAAAGTTCATCT ATAAAGAACTTGACAGAGTCAGATCTCGCTTTGTGGGCAAAGTGTCCAAAGAAGTAATTAATCAACTCCTGGATGGCCTTTTGCATGATGGTGTGTTGAATGAAGGGGAGAAGGATGCAGTAGTTGAAGAGAATGACAGCAGAGCGGATAAAGCACGCTGTCTCATCGACAAGGTGAAGAGGAAAGGACATGAAGCCAGCAGCAAGATGATTGCTCACCTGGAAAGTGTGGATAAAACACTGTACTGTGAGTTGGGTCTGTCCAACGTCCAGCCTGCTCAGCCAG CTGCAGCAGGCCCGGTGGCTCAGAGTGgatcaactccttcagactccAGTGTGGAAGAGTTCTGGAAGTCCAAAATGGCCGATCCAGAG GTCTATCCTGTGACACAAACTTCCTTGAAGAACCGCGTAGCTCTGCTGATCACTAATATCAAGTTTTCTGAGGAATCAATGAACAGAAGGGGAGCAGAGAAAGACGAGGAGAACATGGAGAGACTGCTTTCATATCTGGGGTATGAGGTGGTGAAATACACAAACCTCACTGGAAAG GCGATTGATGAGGCTTTAATTGACTTCACTAAACATCCCAAACTAAAACACACTGACAGTGTGTTTGTGGTTCTCATGTCTCATGGGAAGCTGGGGAAAATTCTTGGGGTTGACTGGAAAGAGGACAAACCAGATGAATTTCCAATCAACAACATTTTCCAACACTTGGGCTCCAGGAACTGTCCAGAGCTAAGAGATAAACCAAAGGTCATCATCATACAAGCCTGCAGAGGAG AACAAAGAGGAAGCGTTCTGGTCAGCGACAGTCCAAACACAGCAGAACATGTTCCACAACCTGTGGACCTGGAAGAAGACAAGCTTCAATTTGTTCACATAGAGAAAAACTTCATTTCTCTTCTTTCCTGCACACCTG ACACTGTGTCGTACAGACAACCAGATCGTGGGTCTCTCCTCATCCAATACATTGTGGAGGTTTTCACCCCAGAGTCGTATAAGGAACACATTTATGATCTGTTCAGGAAG GTCATGCGGCGTGTTGAACAGTTTAGGAGCCATGAGAAACTACAGATGCCAACAATTGACAGATGCACACTGACAAAGAGCTTCTACCACTTTCAAGGCCTCCTGCACAACGATCACTAA
- the LOC111605766 gene encoding caspase-1-like isoform X2 has translation MADKELDRVRSRFVGKVSKEVINQLLDGLLHDGVLNEGEKDAVVEENDSRADKARCLIDKVKRKGHEASSKMIAHLESVDKTLYCELGLSNVQPAQPAAAGPVAQSGSTPSDSSVEEFWKSKMADPEVYPVTQTSLKNRVALLITNIKFSEESMNRRGAEKDEENMERLLSYLGYEVVKYTNLTGKAIDEALIDFTKHPKLKHTDSVFVVLMSHGKLGKILGVDWKEDKPDEFPINNIFQHLGSRNCPELRDKPKVIIIQACRGEQRGSVLVSDSPNTAEHVPQPVDLEEDKLQFVHIEKNFISLLSCTPDTVSYRQPDRGSLLIQYIVEVFTPESYKEHIYDLFRKVMRRVEQFRSHEKLQMPTIDRCTLTKSFYHFQGLLHNDH, from the exons ATGGCAG ATAAAGAACTTGACAGAGTCAGATCTCGCTTTGTGGGCAAAGTGTCCAAAGAAGTAATTAATCAACTCCTGGATGGCCTTTTGCATGATGGTGTGTTGAATGAAGGGGAGAAGGATGCAGTAGTTGAAGAGAATGACAGCAGAGCGGATAAAGCACGCTGTCTCATCGACAAGGTGAAGAGGAAAGGACATGAAGCCAGCAGCAAGATGATTGCTCACCTGGAAAGTGTGGATAAAACACTGTACTGTGAGTTGGGTCTGTCCAACGTCCAGCCTGCTCAGCCAG CTGCAGCAGGCCCGGTGGCTCAGAGTGgatcaactccttcagactccAGTGTGGAAGAGTTCTGGAAGTCCAAAATGGCCGATCCAGAG GTCTATCCTGTGACACAAACTTCCTTGAAGAACCGCGTAGCTCTGCTGATCACTAATATCAAGTTTTCTGAGGAATCAATGAACAGAAGGGGAGCAGAGAAAGACGAGGAGAACATGGAGAGACTGCTTTCATATCTGGGGTATGAGGTGGTGAAATACACAAACCTCACTGGAAAG GCGATTGATGAGGCTTTAATTGACTTCACTAAACATCCCAAACTAAAACACACTGACAGTGTGTTTGTGGTTCTCATGTCTCATGGGAAGCTGGGGAAAATTCTTGGGGTTGACTGGAAAGAGGACAAACCAGATGAATTTCCAATCAACAACATTTTCCAACACTTGGGCTCCAGGAACTGTCCAGAGCTAAGAGATAAACCAAAGGTCATCATCATACAAGCCTGCAGAGGAG AACAAAGAGGAAGCGTTCTGGTCAGCGACAGTCCAAACACAGCAGAACATGTTCCACAACCTGTGGACCTGGAAGAAGACAAGCTTCAATTTGTTCACATAGAGAAAAACTTCATTTCTCTTCTTTCCTGCACACCTG ACACTGTGTCGTACAGACAACCAGATCGTGGGTCTCTCCTCATCCAATACATTGTGGAGGTTTTCACCCCAGAGTCGTATAAGGAACACATTTATGATCTGTTCAGGAAG GTCATGCGGCGTGTTGAACAGTTTAGGAGCCATGAGAAACTACAGATGCCAACAATTGACAGATGCACACTGACAAAGAGCTTCTACCACTTTCAAGGCCTCCTGCACAACGATCACTAA
- the LOC102237454 gene encoding rab5 GDP/GTP exchange factor-like, whose product MSQRRGIHVDQSELLCKKGCGFYGNTAWQGLCSKCWREENQREKQRQIQEDWALAERLQREEEEAYASRHQRAQSQPAITPFNKFEERKTKEKSSKVNTVTKFFTPSTKTPPKKDAGAADAQSTPSSSSSASRQPFPDSDRATQEFIDFLKSVKSGREIFKQCRAFTEGMVYKRDMGADELSECVQDFYQSLSDRLHNQFKGSTEHVERVMDEVEKYMMSRLYTEVFCPETTDDEKKDLAVQKRIRDLHWVTIEMLCVPVDEEIPEVSDSVVKAITDIIEMDSKQVPKDKLACITRCSKHIFNAIKVSKKEAASADDFLPTLIYIVLKANPPRLQSNIQYITRFCNPSRLMTGEDGYYFTNLCCAVAFIEKLDGQSLNMSSEEFELYMSGQTSPNWPRPTAAASSAGGAAHTQAHSSLDVLTGLGERQERVVEKARQLESDLIDWTDEVEQKVQSALESFPLDTQSTTTNAAGGTTTTTTAAAAASSAIDSENVENELLPPPLQPQVFAG is encoded by the exons ATGAGCCAGAGACGTGGCATCCATGTGGACCAATCTGAGCTGCTCTGCAAAAAAGGATGTGGGTTTTATGGCAACACAGCCTGGCAGGGCTTGTGCTCAAAGTGTTGGCGAGAGGAAAACCAGCGAGAAAAGCAAAGGCAAATTCAAGAGGACTGGGCTCTTGCTGAAAG gctgcagagagaggaagaggaagcatATGCAAGCAGGCATCAGAGGGCACAGTCACAACCTGCGATCACTCCCTTCAACAAGTTTGAAGAAAGGAAGACGAAGGAGAAGTCCAGCAAAGTCAACACAGTCACAAAGTTTTTCACTCCATCAACAAAAACACCACCCAAAAAGG ATGCCGGTGCTGCTGACGCTCAGTCCACTCCGAGCTCCAGCTCCTCAGCCAGTCGCCAGCCCTTTCCAGACAGCGACCGTGCAACGCAAGAGTTTATAGATTTTCTGAAGTCGGTGAAGTCTGGCAGGGAAATCTTTAAACAGTGTCGGGCTTTCACTGAGGGCATGGTGTACAAGCGG GACATGGGAGCCGACGAGCTGTCGGAGTGCGTGCAAGACTTCTACCAGAGCCTCTCAGACCGGCTTCACAACCAGTTCAAAG GTTCGACAGAACATGTAGAGAGGGTGATGGATGAAGTGGAGAAGTACATGATGAGCCGACTTTACACGGAGGTTTTCTGTCCGGAAACCACAGACGACGAGAAGAAAGACTTGGCTGTTCAGAAGAGAATCAG AGATTTGCACTGGGTCACCATAGAAATGCTGTGCGTGCCGGTGGATGAAGAGATCCCAGAGGTCTCAGACAGTGTAGTCAAAGCTATTACAG ATATAATTGAAATGGACTCAAAGCAGGTACCCAAAGACAAGCTGGCGTGCATCACCCGTTGCAGCAAGCACATCTTCAACGCCATCAAAGTGAGCAAGAAGGAGGCTGCGTCGGCCGACGACTTCCTCCCGACTCTCATCTACATCGTGCTGAAGGCAAACCCTCCGCGGCTGCAGTCCAACATCCAGTACATCACCCGCTTCTGCAACCCCAGCCGACTCATGACCGGAGAGGACGGATACTACTTCACTAATCTG TGCTGTGCAGTGGCCTTCATAGAGAAACTGGATGGTCAGTCTCTGAATATGAGCTCTGAGGAGTTTGAGCTCTACATGTCGGGCCAGACGTCTCCGAACTGGCCACGGCCCACCGCTGCCGCCTCATCCGCAGGCGGCGCAGCCCATACCCAGGCCCACAGCAGCCTGGACGTGCTAACCGGGCTCGGCGAGAGGCAGGAGCGGGTCGTGGAGAAGGCTCGGCAGCTGGAGAGCGACCTGATAGACTGGACGGATGAAGTGGAGCAGAAAGTTCAGAGCGCGCTGGAGAGCTTTCCGCTCGACACCCAAAGCACCACGACGAACGCGGCCGGCGGGACGACGACGACGACAACAGCGGCCGCGGCGGCGTCGTCCGCGATCGACTCTGAAAATGTAGAGAACGAGCTGCTGCCCCCGCCGCTGCAGCCTCAGGTGTTTGCTGGTTGA
- the LOC102220103 gene encoding low affinity immunoglobulin gamma Fc region receptor III-like — MEAVISFLVLSLLPQLIVSEVPTTTSYRAIVEIVSGDSRIFSGESLKLRCVIPNKYQASWDYLWFRGSVQLPQSGEIYQLWKANVKESGKYSCQGQRETDVGTIKTLRSLPYEIHVDGGYAILQMAKRPVLVGDALDLKCRLRGNAPVHETILYRDGIEVMVQSGSSLNFHLPHVALEDEGRYSCRVSWDLSRRTHSVMSVPILVNILEVLTEPVLEIEKDNAQLERNKMRLICHVQYNAPAPAPPVNYYFYKNNNLLGPATSLNHVHVGKAAGWYSCRAKVPKLDIVRWSKPQSFGEVTGPPLMPPRPHHRNQMTSRSPPHTFSAPETQPASPTYFASTPSSDQHTESPSPSSPSSESSVSTSLPTSGQLPG, encoded by the exons ATGGAAGCAGTAATTTCATTCCTCG TTCTTTCATTGTTACCACAGCTCATAGTGTCTGAGG TTCCCACTACAACCTCATACAGGGCCATCGTGGAGATAGTTTCGGGAGATTCCCGGATCTTCAGCGGGGAAAGTCTGAAGCTGAGATGCGTCATCCCCAACAAGTACCAGGCCTCCTGGGATTACCTGTGGTTCAGGGGATCTGTGCAGCTCCCACAGTCTGGCGAGATATACCAGCTGTGGAAGGCCAACGTTAAAGAAAGCGGCAAATATTCCTGCCAAGGACAGAGAGAGACGGATGTGGGAACCATAAAAACACTAAGAAGTCTACCTTACGAGATCCATGTTGATG gAGGGTATGCCATCCTGCAAATGGCAAAACGCCCTGTCCTCGTTGGAGATGCCCTGGATTTGAAATGCCGTCTCCGAGGGAACGCTCCCGTCCATGAGACAATCTTGTACAGAGACGGGATTGAAGTGATGGTGCAGAGCGGGAGCAGCTTGAATTTCCACCTCCCCCACGTCGCCCTGGAGGATGAAGGAAGGTACTCATGCAGGGTATCCTGGGACCTGAGTCGACGTACGCACTCCGTGATGTCAGTTCCCATTCTGGTGAATATCTTAG AGGTTCTAACCGAGCCGGTGTTGGAGATTGAGAAAGACAACGCCCAGCTTGAACGGAATAAAATGCGCCTCATCTGTCACGTCCAGTACAACGCCCCCGCCCCAGCCCCTCCTGTAAATTACTATTTCTACAAGAACAACAATCTGTTGGGACCAGCAACCTCACTGAACCACGTGCACGTCGGAAAGGCTGCAGGATGGTACAGCTGCAGAGCCAAGGTGCCAAAGCTGGATATCGTGAGGTGGAGCAAGCCCCAGAGCTTCGGAGAGGTCACAG GGCCACCATTGATGCCTCCCCGTCCTCATCACAGAAATCAGATGACATCCCGATCACCCCCACACACCTTCTCGGCTCCTGAGACTCAGCCTGCATCCCCAACATACTTTGCTTCAACACCGTCTTCCGATCAGCACACAGAGAGTCCCAGCCCATCCTCGCCATCGTCTGAGTCCTCGGTCTCAACCAGTCTGCCGACTTCAGGCCAGCTGCCAGGCTAA
- the otol1 gene encoding otolin-1 has translation MRIISCQWTLVAVAVVSITVAFCTKTKPTAKPKYPYTKKPAPHVTPHNPVTTSVPKTLKIVVTPNPVQPQPQPPPPPQPTAVRTTYVNHNLPQHHSENTEPTGVGPDNYTLDYNECYFNFCECCPPERGPRGSKGERGSAGLAGDIGPAGPQGIPGPPGMSGPMGFKGDKGEKGERGHPGTSGPPGIPGKPAQKGEAGLKGEKGDVGFHGVKGEQGEKGDHGQNGTAGEKGEPGLEGPVGPPGTAMGQGPKGEKGDKGDCGIFGERGPKGDRGETGAPGIQGAMGIPGLHGKHGTPGPVGIRGDPGHPGPPGEPGVSGPQGPQGIRGMPGPKGDRGYPGIRGERGFRGLKGAKGSGMLQKRSAFSVGISPKKSFPPSGFPIRFDKIFYNEENHFNMSSNSFTCVHPGVYVFSFHITVRNQPLRATLVVNGLRKVRTRDSLYGQDIDQASTLVVLRLAAGDQVWMETFRDWNGVYASSEDDSIFSGFLLYSDKA, from the exons ATGAGGATTATATCCTGCCAGTGGACTCTTGTGGCTGTAGCTGTGGTTTCAATCACCGTGGCATTCTGCACTAAGACCAAACCTACAGCGAAACCAAAGTACCCGTACACAAAGAAGCCCGCTCCACATGTCACGCCGCACAACCCTGTCACTACCAGTGTCCCCAAGACTCTGAAGATAGTGGTGACGCCAAACCCCGTGCAGCCTCAGCCGCAGCCGCCGCCTCCGCCGCAGCCCACCGCAGTGAGGACCACCTACGTGAACCACAACCTTCCACAGCACCACAGTGAAAACACTGAGCCCACAGGTGTTGGACCTGACAACTACACGCTAGACTACAACGAGTGCTACTTCAACTTCTGTGAATGCTGTCCCCCCGAGAGGGGCCCCAGGGGGTCGAAGGGAGAAAGAGGATCAGCAG gaCTAGCTGGTGATATAGGACCTGCAGGACCACAGGGTATACCCGGACCACCTGGCATGAGCGGTCCAATGGGCTTTAAAGGAGATAAAG GGGAAAAAGGTGAGAGAGGACACCCTGGAACATCAGGCCCACCAGGGATTCCAGGAAAACCAGCACAAAAAG GTGAAGCTGGCCTCAAAGGAGAAAAGGGTGACGTAGGATTTCATGGTGTCAAAGGTGAACAAGGAGAAAAAGGAGACCATGGCCAGAATGGAACTGCTGGGGAGAAAGGGGAACCAGGACTGGAAGGGCCTGTTGGACCTCCAGGAACAGCTATGGGTCAGGGTCCTAAAGGAGAAAAGGGAGATAAAGGAGACTGTGGCATATTTGGGGAGAGAGGTCCTAAAGGTGACCGAGGGGAAACCGGGGCTCCGGGCATTCAGGGTGCAATGGGAATTCCAGGATTACATGGCAAACATGGCACCCCTGGACCTGTTGGCATTAGAGGGGATCCAGGACACCCCGGACCTCCAGGAGAGCCAGGAGTGTCAGGGCCTCAAGGGCCGCAAGGGATACGAGGGATGCCCGGGCCAAAAGGGGACAGAGGGTACCCTGGCATCAGAGGTGAGCGGGGCTTTCGTGGATTAAAAGGAGCAAAAGGTTCAGGAATGCTTCAGAAACGCTCTGCCTTCAGTGTCGGCATCTCTCCAAAGAAATCCTTTCCTCCCTCTGGCTTCCCGATCCGCTTTGACAAGATATTCTACAACGAAGAAAACCACTTCAATATGAGCTCCAACAGCTTCACATGCGTCCACCCCGGGGTTTACGTCTTCTCCTTCCACATCACCGTGCGGAACCAGCCTCTGCGAGCCACACTTGTGGTGAACGGGTTACGGAAAGTCAGGACACGGGACTCCCTATACGGCCAGGACATCGACCAGGCATCCACTCTGGTGGTGCTGAGACTGGCAGCTGGAGATCAGGTCTGGATGGAGACATTCAGAGACTGGAATGGGGTTTACGCCAGCAGCGAGGACGACAGCATCTTCTCCGGGTTCCTTCTGTACTCAGACAAAGCCTGa